Proteins from a genomic interval of Chroococcidiopsis thermalis PCC 7203:
- a CDS encoding response regulator → MASNKIVVIDDSRVIRMRVKEMLPPGNFDVLEAKDGLEGLNLIRQERPNLIMLDFLLPKLSGWEVYQQIQQNAELQKIPLVLMSGRKEEVVEKIPEPFEYFEFIPKPFEQKDLIGAIKAAMVKSKLPRQGGATAPVAPQVAATATGTSTSSSELQALNGKIAAMQADIERLKQQMAQVMAVLARK, encoded by the coding sequence GCGCGTCAAAGAAATGTTGCCACCTGGCAACTTTGATGTTTTAGAAGCAAAAGATGGTTTGGAAGGACTCAACTTAATTCGTCAAGAACGACCGAACCTGATTATGCTTGATTTTTTGTTACCTAAACTCAGCGGCTGGGAGGTGTATCAGCAAATCCAACAAAATGCCGAACTCCAAAAAATTCCTTTAGTCTTAATGTCGGGGCGCAAAGAAGAAGTTGTCGAGAAAATTCCAGAGCCATTCGAGTATTTTGAATTTATCCCTAAACCGTTCGAGCAAAAAGATTTAATCGGTGCAATTAAAGCGGCAATGGTAAAGTCAAAACTGCCGCGCCAAGGAGGAGCAACAGCACCAGTAGCGCCACAGGTGGCTGCAACAGCAACTGGAACCAGCACATCATCATCCGAACTGCAAGCTTTGAATGGAAAAATTGCTGCTATGCAGGCAGATATAGAACGGTTAAAACAGCAAATGGCACAAGTCATGGCTGTGCTGGCTAGAAAATAA